From the Pseudoalteromonas tunicata genome, one window contains:
- a CDS encoding VOC family protein: MLHILGIDHIVLRTTQLTNMVAFYTKVLGCQIERALPELGLTQLRAGSALIDLVQVDKPLGQQGGGAPTKTGNHLDHFCLILKSVSQDDIRTHLTAHNIEVGDFTQRYGAQGYGESIYIHDPQGNTIELRCEQAFNPIKPKG; the protein is encoded by the coding sequence ATGTTACACATTTTAGGGATTGATCATATTGTGTTGCGCACCACACAGTTAACTAACATGGTGGCGTTTTATACCAAAGTGCTCGGCTGTCAAATTGAGCGCGCCTTACCAGAGCTTGGCCTCACACAACTGCGTGCAGGCTCAGCTCTGATTGATTTAGTCCAAGTAGATAAACCACTTGGCCAACAGGGCGGTGGGGCACCGACAAAAACAGGTAATCACCTTGATCATTTTTGTTTAATACTTAAGTCGGTATCGCAAGATGATATTCGCACGCACCTAACAGCGCACAACATAGAGGTGGGTGACTTCACGCAGCGCTATGGCGCGCAAGGGTATGGAGAGTCTATTTATATTCACGACCCGCAGGGCAATACAATAGAGTTGCGCTGCGAACAAGCTTTTAATCCAATTAAGCCAAAAGGTTAA
- a CDS encoding sensor histidine kinase: protein MRNLTLSLLAVVLIATMGLGWMFDALYNQYSEQSELNQNDPLMVLEPLGQNMADTLNSQPHPNEFITDWPNNNAYTLALTSINQTLIPPALKNDLLNGKPLVLETDTDLTLYYYLANHASVLMLRAPMLNPNRDNADLRLVLTSLFYFVMLLLMVAWLAPLALRLLALRKTAKLFGEGQLNQRISVGSISYIKDIETEFNHMAERIEALVNDVKLLSSAVSHDLRTPLARIRFGIDTLQEEDDPVLRKRYEQRISDNVDEMVDLVETLLNYARLDQAMISLTKSAVNVNDLVTHCLKNKTCDGRTLNYLPAATPCFIDGDQAYLNILINNLVQNALQYCKQHVTIEVFMQSDTVSINISDDGPGIAPDLYATMLQPFTRGELHRQTIKGFGMGLAIATRVTKWHHGTLTIGKSDTLGGAKFSLTLPKKNVKDASIAQQ from the coding sequence ATGCGAAATTTAACGCTATCACTGTTGGCAGTGGTTTTAATTGCCACCATGGGTTTAGGTTGGATGTTTGATGCACTGTATAACCAATACAGCGAACAGAGCGAACTCAATCAAAATGACCCGTTAATGGTTTTAGAACCGCTTGGGCAAAACATGGCTGATACGCTCAATAGCCAGCCTCATCCCAATGAATTTATTACCGATTGGCCAAATAATAATGCTTATACGCTCGCATTAACGTCAATCAACCAAACGCTTATTCCACCAGCGCTTAAAAACGATTTACTTAACGGCAAACCCTTAGTGCTTGAAACCGATACCGACTTAACGCTGTATTATTATCTCGCCAACCATGCCAGTGTGCTCATGCTGCGTGCTCCTATGTTGAATCCAAATCGAGATAACGCCGATTTACGCTTGGTGCTCACCAGCTTATTTTATTTTGTCATGCTACTTTTAATGGTGGCTTGGCTGGCACCGCTTGCACTTCGCCTATTGGCGCTTCGCAAAACCGCAAAATTATTTGGTGAAGGGCAATTAAATCAACGCATTAGTGTGGGCAGCATTTCGTATATTAAAGACATCGAAACCGAGTTTAACCACATGGCTGAGCGCATTGAAGCGCTGGTCAATGATGTTAAATTACTCAGCAGCGCTGTGTCACATGATTTGCGCACGCCGCTTGCGCGTATTCGTTTTGGGATCGATACCTTGCAAGAAGAAGATGACCCCGTGCTGCGTAAACGTTACGAGCAACGAATTAGCGACAACGTCGATGAAATGGTCGACTTAGTCGAAACCCTACTCAATTACGCACGACTCGACCAAGCCATGATAAGCCTTACAAAATCGGCCGTTAATGTGAATGACTTAGTGACACATTGCCTAAAAAACAAAACCTGCGATGGGCGAACGCTTAACTACTTGCCAGCAGCAACGCCGTGTTTTATCGATGGTGACCAAGCTTATTTAAATATTTTAATCAATAACTTAGTACAAAACGCACTACAATATTGCAAGCAACACGTCACCATTGAGGTGTTTATGCAGTCTGATACAGTCTCTATTAATATCAGTGACGATGGCCCTGGGATTGCGCCCGACCTCTACGCAACCATGTTGCAACCTTTTACGCGCGGAGAGCTGCATCGCCAAACCATTAAGGGCTTTGGCATGGGGCTTGCCATCGCAACAAGAGTCACCAAGTGGCACCATGGCACACTCACTATCGGCAAAAGCGATACCTTAGGCGGCGCTAAATTTAGCCTGACTTTACCGAAAAAAAACGTGAAAGATGCCTCAATAGCGCAGCAATAA
- a CDS encoding M35 family metallo-endopeptidase: MKKLSRTVFTLAGLLAMQAHAAQHNIDVQLNVDMQDNGNVLATLSLTNNGKGNEKILGWYTDLEEEAIFNITRDGEKVTFNGPHYKRPAPAEKDYIKLKKGQTITKKFELSSLYDFSAPGNYEVSYNVVSLDLFSNQSINSNKRELQNLSSNSVSFWGEGLAKGTANKGKPGSGTSDCSSGTCFTGRCSNSEQSAILSALAAADQIANDAVSYLSSHSASNPSTRYQTWFGQATTARYNIATGHFDAINDAIDNKPLTFDCSCSKSYFAYVYPNQPYKVYLCNAFWSANELGTDSRAGTIVHELSHFTAVAGTDDIVYGQAGAKSLAISNPDQALNNADSHEYFAENTPRQN, encoded by the coding sequence ATGAAAAAACTCTCACGCACCGTATTCACTCTTGCTGGTTTGTTAGCCATGCAAGCACACGCAGCTCAGCATAATATTGACGTACAATTAAATGTCGATATGCAAGATAATGGTAATGTTTTAGCGACCTTATCGTTGACCAATAACGGTAAAGGTAACGAAAAAATATTAGGTTGGTACACTGACTTAGAAGAAGAAGCGATTTTTAACATCACCCGCGATGGCGAAAAGGTGACGTTTAATGGCCCGCACTACAAACGCCCAGCACCTGCTGAAAAAGATTACATCAAACTTAAAAAAGGCCAAACCATTACGAAAAAGTTTGAATTGTCCTCTTTATATGATTTCTCAGCGCCGGGTAATTATGAAGTAAGCTATAACGTGGTGTCGTTGGATTTATTTAGCAATCAATCAATTAATAGCAATAAGCGTGAACTTCAAAACTTAAGTTCAAATTCAGTTTCATTTTGGGGCGAAGGATTAGCTAAAGGCACTGCAAACAAAGGCAAACCAGGCTCGGGCACCAGTGATTGTTCATCGGGTACCTGTTTTACCGGGCGTTGTTCTAATAGCGAGCAATCGGCAATTTTAAGTGCGCTCGCTGCTGCGGATCAAATTGCCAATGACGCAGTATCGTATTTATCAAGTCATTCAGCTTCAAACCCATCTACGCGTTATCAAACTTGGTTTGGTCAGGCCACAACAGCTCGTTACAATATCGCTACGGGTCATTTTGATGCGATTAATGATGCGATTGACAATAAACCACTTACATTCGATTGCAGCTGTAGCAAGTCATATTTTGCTTATGTATATCCTAATCAGCCTTACAAGGTGTATTTATGTAATGCATTTTGGTCTGCTAATGAGCTAGGCACTGACTCACGTGCGGGAACCATAGTACATGAGTTGAGTCACTTTACGGCTGTTGCGGGTACTGATGATATTGTTTATGGTCAAGCTGGAGCAAAAAGCTTGGCAATTTCTAACCCAGATCAAGCATTAAATAATGCTGATAGCCATGAGTATTTTGCTGAAAATACCCCAAGACAAAATTAG
- a CDS encoding TIGR02450 family Trp-rich protein encodes MNQINPKALLHSKWTATSPVNREKHFAVTAVEFDEDKKVTRCVIQAVYSNNEYEINWRDLKQPTLWRQGWC; translated from the coding sequence ATGAATCAAATCAATCCAAAAGCCTTGCTGCACAGCAAGTGGACGGCAACATCTCCTGTGAACAGAGAAAAGCATTTTGCCGTGACCGCCGTTGAATTTGATGAAGATAAAAAAGTCACACGCTGCGTCATTCAAGCGGTTTACAGTAATAATGAATATGAGATTAATTGGCGTGACTTAAAGCAGCCTACGCTCTGGCGTCAAGGCTGGTGCTAA
- a CDS encoding DUF6500 family protein has product MQQKLKQKIIAVCDKKIAAKGESVGVSFYAFFANKNDDPVLLMEAATWWIQTHKLDHFEKAVKIKAMVEAI; this is encoded by the coding sequence ATGCAACAAAAGTTGAAACAAAAAATAATCGCAGTGTGCGATAAAAAAATTGCCGCTAAAGGGGAAAGTGTTGGGGTGTCTTTTTATGCTTTTTTTGCCAATAAAAATGATGATCCTGTATTGTTGATGGAAGCGGCAACGTGGTGGATCCAAACCCATAAACTCGATCACTTTGAAAAAGCAGTTAAAATTAAGGCCATGGTTGAAGCTATCTAA
- a CDS encoding response regulator, translated as MDTLHTAHLLLVEDDVELATWIEEYLSARGFNVTTCHRGDEAVTLIKNLNPDCVLLDGMLPGMDGFEVCKTVRPDFINPIIMITARDEEIDEILGLEMGADDYITKPVRARVLLTRIKGLLRQQERFNPASEFPLSPPATSVHLLQFNGLSINELTRSVHLDGESIKLSSNEFDVLWFLASRAGEVVQRDDLVSHFRGFEYDGFDRSIDLRISRIRKKLNDSPQEPFRIKTIWGKGYLFAKDVW; from the coding sequence ATGGACACATTGCACACCGCCCATTTACTGCTGGTAGAAGACGATGTTGAACTCGCCACCTGGATTGAAGAATACTTATCGGCGCGCGGGTTTAACGTTACCACTTGTCATCGTGGCGACGAAGCGGTCACGCTCATCAAAAATCTCAACCCAGATTGTGTTTTACTCGATGGCATGTTGCCAGGCATGGATGGTTTTGAAGTCTGTAAAACCGTACGCCCTGACTTTATTAATCCAATTATTATGATCACCGCGCGCGATGAAGAGATTGATGAAATTCTAGGACTAGAAATGGGCGCAGATGACTACATCACTAAACCCGTGCGTGCGCGGGTATTATTGACCCGCATCAAAGGGCTGCTGCGTCAACAAGAGCGATTTAATCCTGCGAGTGAATTCCCCCTCAGCCCGCCAGCAACATCGGTGCATTTACTGCAATTTAATGGTTTGAGTATTAACGAATTAACGCGCAGCGTTCATTTAGATGGCGAGTCTATTAAGCTTTCTTCCAATGAATTTGATGTGCTGTGGTTTTTAGCCTCCCGCGCGGGTGAGGTGGTGCAACGAGATGATTTGGTGAGCCATTTTCGAGGCTTTGAATACGATGGATTCGATCGCTCTATCGATTTGCGTATTTCTCGTATCCGCAAAAAGCTCAACGACAGCCCCCAAGAACCCTTTCGTATCAAAACCATTTGGGGCAAAGGTTATTTATTTGCCAAAGACGTGTGGTAA
- a CDS encoding lysozyme inhibitor LprI family protein, translating to MSIIRICLLFSLFFNLNAYSSESESCLETAMSQRDMNQCAGIDYKKAESELFRVITEINKLYKDEEKFLVNLEKSQRNWEAQLELDLDLKFPRAGDPMYYGSIFPMCYSGYKTRLTLQRIAFLKEWLIGSREGEVCSGSIMNEYYIKNAKE from the coding sequence GTGTCGATTATTAGAATATGTCTATTGTTTTCGCTATTTTTCAATTTAAATGCTTATTCTAGTGAATCAGAGTCTTGCCTTGAAACAGCAATGAGTCAGCGAGACATGAATCAATGTGCGGGTATTGATTACAAAAAAGCCGAATCTGAATTATTTAGAGTAATCACAGAGATCAATAAACTGTATAAAGATGAAGAAAAATTTCTTGTTAATCTAGAAAAATCCCAAAGAAACTGGGAGGCCCAACTTGAGTTAGATTTAGATTTAAAATTTCCTAGAGCTGGCGACCCTATGTATTACGGAAGTATTTTTCCAATGTGTTACTCGGGTTATAAAACAAGACTTACGCTGCAACGAATTGCCTTTTTAAAAGAATGGTTAATTGGTAGTAGAGAAGGTGAAGTTTGTTCTGGTTCAATAATGAACGAGTATTATATAAAGAATGCTAAAGAGTAA
- a CDS encoding DUF3429 domain-containing protein, protein MPSTHHVNLSYLGLLPFLTLTGGYFFSEAPWILQAFVIYSVSILSFVAGSLWQAPLNIQTKQGKNHQQNNANSLDESIARSQSVTQAWLVVLVTLPLPLGVFVSIEFSLLWLAGSFVWLLLLQKRLPNWALLSKEYQQMRAKITSVVLVCHLLMWAQLSHLGAVA, encoded by the coding sequence ATGCCTTCTACCCATCATGTAAATCTAAGCTACTTAGGCTTATTACCTTTTTTGACTTTAACCGGTGGCTATTTTTTTAGCGAAGCACCCTGGATTTTGCAGGCGTTTGTTATTTATAGCGTCAGTATTTTAAGCTTTGTAGCAGGCAGTTTGTGGCAAGCGCCACTTAATATTCAAACTAAACAAGGCAAAAACCATCAGCAAAATAACGCGAACTCATTAGATGAATCAATAGCTCGCAGCCAGTCAGTCACTCAGGCCTGGCTTGTGGTGCTTGTCACTTTACCTTTACCGCTTGGGGTGTTTGTGAGCATTGAATTTAGCTTGCTGTGGTTGGCGGGCAGTTTTGTTTGGCTTTTATTGCTGCAAAAGCGCTTACCAAACTGGGCGTTATTAAGCAAAGAGTACCAGCAAATGCGGGCCAAAATAACCTCGGTAGTCTTGGTGTGTCACTTATTAATGTGGGCGCAATTGAGCCATTTAGGGGCCGTGGCATGA
- a CDS encoding DMT family transporter, producing the protein MNRSASTNAVLLLLLCTFFWGACFPVGKHALGEVHALTLVIWRFAIAAVCLFIYAKWKNMPMPSLTAKQWAWAIGVSIIGVGGLNLGLFTGLAHTDASNGALIMALSPLATSLIGSLLQRKLPTRSAVFSLVVCLSGVLLVLTNGELKRLLGFEFNHGDQMIFMGMLCWSLYTYLTQGVSRWMPMIPYTLVGMLSGLGVISLVTAFSAEVHPLQESLAISGYVLGDLLFIGVFGTVGGYLLWISGVKQLGAANASLFFNFVPVFAALTAFAYGQTVTSLQLLGVAIVIAGLLLPRIVKWQQQRFSRQEASLAN; encoded by the coding sequence ATGAACCGTTCGGCGAGTACCAACGCGGTATTATTATTGTTGCTATGCACGTTTTTCTGGGGAGCGTGTTTTCCTGTGGGTAAACATGCGTTGGGAGAGGTGCACGCGCTGACTTTGGTCATTTGGCGTTTTGCCATTGCTGCTGTTTGTTTGTTTATTTATGCTAAGTGGAAAAACATGCCAATGCCTAGCTTAACGGCAAAACAATGGGCGTGGGCGATTGGCGTTTCTATCATTGGTGTCGGCGGGTTAAATCTTGGCTTGTTTACTGGCTTGGCGCACACGGATGCAAGTAATGGTGCCTTAATTATGGCGCTCAGCCCATTAGCAACGTCTTTGATTGGCTCTTTGTTACAACGCAAACTGCCAACTCGCAGTGCGGTTTTTAGTTTGGTGGTTTGTTTATCTGGTGTTTTGCTGGTATTAACCAATGGCGAGCTAAAACGCTTGCTGGGTTTTGAGTTTAACCATGGCGATCAAATGATCTTTATGGGCATGTTGTGCTGGAGCCTTTATACCTATTTAACGCAAGGTGTGAGTCGTTGGATGCCGATGATCCCTTACACCTTGGTCGGTATGTTATCAGGGCTAGGGGTGATCTCTTTGGTTACAGCGTTTAGTGCTGAGGTGCATCCACTACAAGAAAGCTTGGCGATTAGTGGTTATGTATTGGGCGACTTATTGTTCATCGGTGTGTTTGGCACCGTAGGTGGTTACTTATTGTGGATTTCTGGTGTGAAACAGCTTGGTGCTGCAAACGCTTCGTTGTTCTTCAATTTTGTGCCTGTCTTTGCGGCCTTGACGGCATTTGCATACGGTCAAACTGTTACAAGTTTACAGCTATTGGGTGTGGCGATTGTTATTGCCGGTTTGTTACTGCCAAGAATCGTAAAATGGCAGCAACAACGTTTTAGCCGCCAAGAAGCATCATTGGCTAATTAA
- a CDS encoding AraC family transcriptional regulator, giving the protein MTSPVVLAHQARINRVCDFIVQNLNDEHTLEQLSQVAALSKYHFHRVFLTSTGLTVIKFVQLARLKRASFRLVFEPEKRVLDIALEAGFDSSEAFSRAFKRTFMQSPSQFRTEPNWPNWHGVFAEVKNQQRLQIPAQLCVEVIDFPKTRVGLIEHRGAPERIFETTAQFINWRKSSGLSPINSSQTFGIVFGDPNATKAADFRFQLAGSVQKMISDNAFGVVNGVIAGCKCAKIIHHGSLDAMEPAIYALYRDWLPSSGYELGEQPLFFEYLNFIHQVDECDLRTYIYLPLS; this is encoded by the coding sequence ATGACATCGCCCGTTGTATTAGCCCACCAAGCACGTATTAATCGAGTGTGTGATTTTATTGTGCAGAATTTAAATGACGAGCATACCCTTGAGCAACTCAGCCAAGTTGCTGCGTTATCAAAATACCATTTTCATCGGGTTTTTTTAACAAGCACCGGGCTTACTGTGATTAAGTTTGTGCAATTAGCACGGTTAAAACGCGCGTCATTTCGTTTAGTATTTGAGCCAGAAAAGCGGGTATTAGATATTGCACTTGAAGCGGGTTTTGACAGCAGCGAAGCGTTTTCACGCGCCTTTAAACGCACCTTTATGCAATCGCCTTCGCAATTTCGAACCGAACCAAATTGGCCTAACTGGCATGGTGTTTTTGCTGAGGTAAAAAACCAGCAACGGCTGCAAATACCTGCTCAATTGTGTGTTGAGGTGATTGATTTTCCAAAAACACGTGTCGGATTAATTGAACACCGTGGTGCACCAGAGCGTATTTTTGAAACCACCGCCCAGTTTATTAATTGGCGTAAAAGCAGCGGGTTATCACCCATAAACAGCAGCCAAACCTTTGGCATAGTGTTTGGCGATCCCAATGCGACCAAAGCCGCAGACTTTCGTTTTCAACTGGCGGGCAGTGTACAAAAAATGATTAGCGATAATGCATTTGGTGTGGTGAATGGGGTTATTGCTGGCTGTAAATGCGCCAAAATAATCCATCATGGTAGTTTAGATGCCATGGAGCCTGCTATTTATGCGTTATACCGTGATTGGTTGCCAAGCAGTGGTTACGAGCTTGGCGAGCAACCTTTATTTTTTGAGTATTTAAACTTTATACATCAAGTTGATGAGTGCGATTTACGTACCTATATTTATTTGCCTTTGAGCTAG
- a CDS encoding MipA/OmpV family protein has translation MTHFKYSMLASVVATTLLLTPSFYASAHDPVEPAIKQAPQSDEKKTQPPLTQDDYRQILITFEKEQAANCKIDCKVNRHHSIEITHDEDNDEDDDIDFRFESNPRDGFYLGLSAISSFGDDFRYPSDDEPSSQFDIDLSYRVQLLGFFIESPSLSTRRMHGMYSLPAWGFNVINTDTWSFDVFYQRNNKGIEGLEGLQIRNLDKRGGLRATGYFDNSQLELIYSPFSRNNVGSDGVEASVSYSYNGQFKNWSYYANLGMQYRSREVLPQPSDLVQYDSRSGLSKSDGLSRAAEIGFEYPITTDWVFGTFVSYNKVSNRTIIERPQLANDGVRAGMLLSFVF, from the coding sequence ATGACACACTTCAAATACAGCATGTTGGCAAGCGTAGTTGCAACCACATTATTACTGACCCCATCATTTTACGCATCGGCTCACGACCCCGTTGAACCAGCAATCAAACAAGCTCCACAAAGTGATGAGAAAAAAACACAGCCACCGCTGACCCAAGATGATTATCGCCAAATTTTAATTACTTTTGAAAAAGAACAAGCAGCCAACTGCAAAATCGATTGCAAAGTAAACCGTCATCACAGTATCGAAATCACACATGATGAAGACAATGACGAGGATGATGACATTGATTTTCGTTTTGAGTCTAACCCGCGCGATGGCTTTTATTTAGGGTTAAGTGCCATTAGCAGTTTTGGTGATGACTTTCGTTATCCTTCTGATGACGAACCAAGTTCACAATTTGATATCGACTTAAGTTACCGTGTGCAACTGCTTGGTTTTTTTATTGAATCACCAAGCTTAAGTACCCGCCGTATGCATGGTATGTATTCGCTGCCTGCGTGGGGTTTTAATGTAATTAATACCGATACTTGGTCATTTGATGTCTTTTATCAACGTAATAACAAAGGCATTGAAGGCCTCGAAGGTTTGCAAATTCGCAACCTCGATAAACGTGGTGGCTTAAGAGCAACCGGTTATTTTGATAACAGCCAATTAGAACTCATTTATTCACCTTTTAGCCGCAATAATGTGGGCAGTGATGGGGTTGAAGCGTCGGTTTCATATAGCTATAACGGACAGTTTAAAAACTGGAGTTACTATGCAAACCTGGGCATGCAATACCGCTCACGTGAAGTATTGCCACAGCCAAGTGACTTAGTGCAATACGATAGCCGCAGCGGTTTATCTAAAAGTGATGGCCTAAGCCGCGCTGCTGAAATTGGTTTTGAATACCCCATTACTACAGACTGGGTATTTGGTACGTTTGTCAGTTACAACAAAGTCTCTAATCGCACTATTATTGAGCGCCCGCAACTTGCTAACGATGGTGTTAGAGCGGGCATGTTACTCAGTTTTGTCTTTTAA
- a CDS encoding transposase, with amino-acid sequence MTPLVCSGSNSDIGKISKRGHRYLRKQLIHSAKAPLNRYNNDTMRSKCEAKRSHIDMALIRRWLQSLMNLHVLSGIYYKKMWHTNPKQCRPNMKTLPHDLIYKWLPIRNYLRSKRQKERPYPAG; translated from the coding sequence ATCACCCCACTAGTTTGCTCAGGCTCAAATAGTGATATCGGCAAAATATCAAAGCGAGGCCATCGATATTTACGCAAGCAGCTCATTCATAGTGCCAAAGCTCCACTCAATCGATATAACAATGACACTATGCGCTCAAAGTGTGAGGCGAAGCGGTCGCACATCGACATGGCTTTAATAAGGCGGTGGTTGCAATCGCTTATGAACTTGCACGTTTTGTCTGGCATTTATTACAAAAAAATGTGGCATACCAACCCCAAACAATGCAGGCCTAATATGAAAACTTTACCCCATGACCTTATTTATAAATGGTTGCCTATTCGCAATTACCTAAGAAGCAAAAGGCAAAAAGAAAGACCCTACCCTGCTGGTTAA
- a CDS encoding DUF3019 domain-containing protein, whose protein sequence is MTHFKTKPHLAYVWVLLGLMTYLSFTQAMAEPLEQATMTLNPEQCIAMQQGQDCYVTVEINWQSAALLDVCLYANHTQQALFCWQNAQQGAFKQELKTNQNVDFALRSNNNSTPLATSQLKIAWVHKKKGKPRLSWRLF, encoded by the coding sequence ATGACGCACTTTAAAACAAAACCCCATCTTGCTTATGTATGGGTGCTGCTTGGCTTGATGACTTATTTGTCTTTTACTCAAGCCATGGCTGAGCCTCTTGAGCAAGCAACCATGACGCTTAATCCTGAGCAATGTATTGCAATGCAACAAGGGCAAGATTGTTATGTCACGGTTGAAATTAATTGGCAAAGTGCCGCGCTGCTTGATGTCTGTTTGTATGCCAATCACACTCAGCAGGCACTTTTTTGCTGGCAAAATGCGCAGCAAGGGGCCTTTAAGCAAGAGCTTAAAACCAATCAAAATGTTGATTTTGCCTTACGATCCAATAACAACAGTACGCCTTTAGCAACTAGCCAATTAAAAATTGCGTGGGTGCATAAGAAAAAAGGGAAACCACGGCTCTCATGGCGACTGTTTTAG
- a CDS encoding LysR family transcriptional regulator yields the protein MKFNYSLDDMRCFCAVAQYGSFKQASAALEIPLSTLSRRVAKLEEDLAIRLLNRDAHRVQLTHSGQRYYQRSASLFEELEDVAVCLQQDKTQAKGTIRISAPVNFGVHVLAQHFNAFLIEYPDIHLDLRLSNQNIDIEEEAIDIAFRVGDHNAVHWIGRHLTNIRFVICGSVNLDLSSLKTPCDLEGFATVLCSPMSTWKLQHTTSGEMQTHKPNHNIRLKVDDISLLTRAIQDGLGIGFIPDYHAQPLIDSGELRQVLPEWSNQPRGCQMLYRDRDNMPFRLRLLIDFMLQRFNNNPS from the coding sequence ATGAAATTTAACTATTCACTAGATGATATGCGTTGTTTTTGTGCTGTTGCCCAATACGGCAGTTTTAAACAAGCCTCGGCAGCACTGGAAATTCCTCTTTCTACATTGAGTCGACGAGTCGCTAAATTAGAAGAGGACTTGGCGATACGATTGCTAAACCGTGACGCTCATAGAGTCCAACTCACCCATTCAGGGCAACGATATTATCAACGAAGCGCATCTCTTTTTGAGGAACTAGAGGATGTTGCTGTATGCCTTCAGCAGGACAAAACCCAAGCCAAAGGGACTATTCGGATTTCTGCGCCAGTGAACTTTGGTGTGCATGTTTTAGCTCAGCATTTTAATGCTTTTTTGATTGAATACCCTGACATCCATTTGGATTTACGCCTTTCAAATCAAAACATCGATATTGAGGAAGAAGCCATCGACATTGCATTTCGCGTCGGTGATCACAATGCAGTTCATTGGATTGGTAGGCACTTAACGAACATTCGCTTTGTTATTTGTGGCTCAGTCAATTTGGACCTATCCAGCCTAAAAACGCCCTGTGATTTAGAAGGTTTTGCCACTGTGTTGTGCTCGCCTATGTCCACATGGAAGCTGCAACACACGACCTCGGGAGAGATGCAAACCCATAAACCAAACCATAATATTCGCCTAAAAGTAGACGATATCAGCTTGCTTACACGCGCCATACAAGATGGTTTAGGTATCGGTTTTATACCTGATTATCATGCGCAGCCATTGATTGATTCGGGAGAGCTTCGACAAGTTTTACCGGAGTGGAGCAACCAACCTCGCGGTTGCCAAATGCTCTACCGTGACCGAGATAACATGCCCTTTCGATTGCGCTTGTTAATCGATTTTATGCTTCAGCGTTTTAATAACAATCCATCGTAA